GGTTACCGGTAAGCACCGCAATGCCGCACAGCAGCAGCGGGCGCACACCGTACAGAAAACAGGCCATGCACAGCACCGGCACCGCCATAAAGCAGATATGCTTATAGTAGCGGCCGGTCTTCTGGAGCTGTGCCTCCTGCTCCCGGATCAAAGATTCATCCATAAATGGTTATCCTTTCAAAGGCTGGCGAGGTGCTGCACAGCTGCAGCAGGGTCTGCTGCGCCGAACACTGCACTGCCCGCCACCAGAATATCAGCGCCCGCTTCCACGCACTGGGGCGCGGTGGCATTGTCCACGCCGCCGTCCACTTCCAGCAGATAGTGTGCACCGCGCGCTTCGCGCTTTGCCTTGAGCCAGCGCAGCTTGTCCAGCGCCGAGGGCATGAACTTCTGCCCGCCGAAGCCGGGCTCCACGCTCATCACCAGCACAAGATCCAGCTGGTCAAGATACGGTGCCAGCGCCTGCGGCTCGGTGCCGGGCTTGATGGTCAGCCCCACCTTGCAGCCCAGCGCCCGGACGGCATCGATGGTGGCCTGGATATCGTCCTCGCACTCAAGGTGGAAGTTGTACAGGGTGGCACCGGCTTTGATGAAGGCTTCCGCATACTGCAGC
Above is a genomic segment from Faecalibacterium taiwanense containing:
- the rpe gene encoding ribulose-phosphate 3-epimerase, which translates into the protein MAIVSPSILSADFGKLGADCRMVLDAGAQMLHYDVMDGHFVPNISFGVPVLKSLHKNLPDAFYDVHLMISHPLQYAEAFIKAGATLYNFHLECEDDIQATIDAVRALGCKVGLTIKPGTEPQALAPYLDQLDLVLVMSVEPGFGGQKFMPSALDKLRWLKAKREARGAHYLLEVDGGVDNATAPQCVEAGADILVAGSAVFGAADPAAAVQHLASL